The DNA window ACGGCGGATGCGAAGCCCGCGAATCTTGGGAACGACGCGCGCCCGCCCCGAGAACAAATACCACGCCATGATCGACACGCTGATGCTGTAGGCGATCAGCGATCCCGCGGCGACGCCGCGCATGCCGAATTGCGGCACCGGACCGAGGCCGAGGCCGAGTGTGCCGCCGAGAATGATCTGGCAGACGGCGGAGTTGAGGATCAGCAGCGACGGCAATTTCATGTTACCGGTGCCACGCAAGATTCCCGCCATCGTATTCAACAGCCATGGCAGAACCGCGCCGCCAAAAAAGATCTGCGCGTAGGCGATGGCATTCGCCAGGACCTCGCCGCGCCCGCCGAGCAATTCCAGCAATCTGGGCCCAAAAATCAGCATGCCGAGCATGAAGGTCAGCCCAAAGCAGATCCCGATCAGCAGGGCATGCGCGGCCAGCGTCGAGGCGCGGTCGATATCGCCGGCGCCCAGCGCACGCGCAATTGCGGAAGCGACGCCGCCGCCCATCGCACCGCCGGACATCGTCATGGTCAGGATGACGCACGGAAATACCAGCGCCATCGCAGCCAGCGCCTCCACGCCGAGCCGGCCGATATAGGATGTTTCGGCGATGACAACACAGGTGCCGGCGCTGAGCGCGATGACGTTGGGCCAGGCAAGCCACAACAGCGTGCGCAGGATCGGACCGTCGATCAGCGCATTCCTGGCGGGTGCTGCAATTGGAGGGAGCGGTTGTTCGCCGTCGTCAACGGGAATCGGGGCGACAGCGATATCCGACATTTCCTCTCCGGAATTGGCGCGATCTGGCCGCCGCGCGCTGTTGGCTTCCTAGCACGATCCAGCCCGCGGCCTGGTTGCGTCAGGCGCATGGGCCGCCTGCGCAATTTAGCCGCTGTGGAGGTGGGTTTGTGGTTCTCGCAGGTAATTGAAGGCCGACGTCTTGAACGATTACGGGCTTGCCGCATTGTAACGGCAACATTCGGGGAACGAACCATGCGCAAAAATATGCTTCTGGCGATATCCATCGGAGCGTTGGCGCTTCCACTCGCCGCCTGTCACGACCCGCAGGACACCGCCACCGCCGAGCAGAGTTTTGGGCCTTCGCCCACGCTTCCCGCCCCGCAGCACTCCTGGATACCGACGGTCAACGTGGCTACTGCCATAGGCTGGCCGGCCGGCGGCAAACCCACTGCCGCCAACGGCATGGCAGTCAATGCTTTTGCCACCGGGCTCGATCACCCACGCTCGCTCTATGTGCTGCCCAATGGCGACGTGCTGGTGGCGGAGACAAATGCCCCGCCGAAGCCAGACGACGGCAAGGGCATCAAGGCCTGGGCGACGCGGCTGGTGATGGGCCGCGCCGGGGCCGGCACGCCGACAGCCAACCGCATCACGCTGCTGCGCGACGCCGATGGCGACGGCAAGGCCGAGACCAAAACTGTTTTTATCGAAGGATTGAATTCGCCGTTTGGAATGACGCTGGTCGGCAATGATTTTTATGTCGCCGATTCCGATGCGATCATGAAGTTTCCGTATCATGAGGGCGACACGAAAATCAGCGCAGCCGGCGTCAAGCTGGCAGACCTTCCCGCCGGTCGCATCAACCATCACTGGACAAAGGACCTCACCGCCAGTCCTGACGGCACCAAACTTTACGCAACGGTCGGCTCCAACAGCAATGTTGGCGAGAACGGCATCGAGGCCGAGACCAATCGCGCCGCCGTGCTTGAGGTGGATCGCGCCAGCGGAAAATGGCGCGTGTTCGCCTCGGGCCTTCGCAATCCGAACGGGCCGTCATGGCAGCCGCAGAGCGGCGCGCTGTGGGTGACGGTGAACGAGCGTGACGAGCTCGGTGACGACCTCGTCCCGGACTACATGACGTCAGTCAAGGACGGCGCGTTTTACGGCTGGCCCTACAGCTATTAC is part of the Bradyrhizobium canariense genome and encodes:
- a CDS encoding MATE family efflux transporter, whose amino-acid sequence is MSDIAVAPIPVDDGEQPLPPIAAPARNALIDGPILRTLLWLAWPNVIALSAGTCVVIAETSYIGRLGVEALAAMALVFPCVILTMTMSGGAMGGGVASAIARALGAGDIDRASTLAAHALLIGICFGLTFMLGMLIFGPRLLELLGGRGEVLANAIAYAQIFFGGAVLPWLLNTMAGILRGTGNMKLPSLLILNSAVCQIILGGTLGLGLGPVPQFGMRGVAAGSLIAYSISVSIMAWYLFSGRARVVPKIRGLRIRRAMFVDILKVGLVSCFSPLQSVLTISIFTHMLAGFGTAILAGYGIGARLEFMLTSVAFAFGIASVPMVGMAIGAGRIARARQIAWTAGTLSFVSVGAIATVIAIFPDLWVNIFTEDSAMRSASRQYLSTAAPMYAFIGLAMSMYFSSQGAAKVIGPVLAQSARLVFIGLGGWWLSTHDASAENFFVLAATSMVVLGVLSSSSVILTRWGPKGGAVPEVRPALS
- a CDS encoding PQQ-dependent sugar dehydrogenase, whose protein sequence is MRKNMLLAISIGALALPLAACHDPQDTATAEQSFGPSPTLPAPQHSWIPTVNVATAIGWPAGGKPTAANGMAVNAFATGLDHPRSLYVLPNGDVLVAETNAPPKPDDGKGIKAWATRLVMGRAGAGTPTANRITLLRDADGDGKAETKTVFIEGLNSPFGMTLVGNDFYVADSDAIMKFPYHEGDTKISAAGVKLADLPAGRINHHWTKDLTASPDGTKLYATVGSNSNVGENGIEAETNRAAVLEVDRASGKWRVFASGLRNPNGPSWQPQSGALWVTVNERDELGDDLVPDYMTSVKDGAFYGWPYSYYGQHVDTRVEPQRPDLVAKAIPPDYALGAHTASLGLTFNTGNLFPPDMAGGAFVGQHGSWNRKPRAGYKVIFVPFADGKPAGKPQDVLTGFLNDSGEAQGRPVGVKIDKQGALLVADDVGNTVWRVTPQAKSASRESSFRGDANRSGLWPAR